In Zonotrichia albicollis isolate bZonAlb1 chromosome 3, bZonAlb1.hap1, whole genome shotgun sequence, a single window of DNA contains:
- the LOC113458737 gene encoding uncharacterized protein LOC113458737 codes for MCSLKCSIQKTFISVTYCLISLHVHQSLLFSSLSHQKGCLFPKTRLNGEGGARSLGAVATGASAASASLRARPSSSAPHRALAQAEGFGEWLLALGRDPHPLSVLRHPLNEIPQLSATLLRTSNPPGNLEKKNKGAKNKEPGRGRKGRGGEGREGKGELPPFGSGRDPPLRPRRVSAARPHGAPAVQSGAGHGWPWEPHPGSEAPTGPAGACSGSAWCPAALPRSCRALSDETAGGGCPGSPAHGRARPAAQRCPSEVPRRAPSAASPAGSPVPGRATCPPHSSAGRLEGLWGQLENSERGAEAKQRSRFPAGIPLPSQQR; via the coding sequence ATGTGTTCCCTAAAATGTAGCATTCAGAAAACCTTCATCTCTGTTACCTACTGCCTCATCTCATTACATGTTCACCAATCActattattttcttccctttcccaccAGAAAGGATGTTTGTTCCCCAAAACGCGTTTAAATGGCGAAGGGGGTGCCCGGTCCCTTGGTGCTGTGGCCACAGGAGCTTCTGCTGCCTCAGCATCCCTGCGAGCACGGCCCAGCTCCAGCGCCCCACACCGAGCCCTTGCTCAagcagaggggtttggggaatgGCTCTTagccctgggaagggacccccaCCCTCTTTCCGTGCTCAGACACCCACTTAATGAAATTCCTCAGCTTTCGGCAACTTTGCTCCGCACCAGCAACCCCCCTggaaacttagagaagaagaaCAAAGGGGCAAAGAACAAAGAGCCGGGGAGGGGTAggaaagggaggggaggggagggaagggaagggaagggggagCTCCCTCCTTTCGGGTCAGGCCGAGACCCTCCCCTCCGGCCGCGCAGGGTCAGCGCTGCCCGCCCGCACGGAGCCCCGGCGGTGCAGAGCGGGGCCGGCCACGGCTGGCCATGGGAGCCCCACCCGGGCTCTGAGGCCCCCACGGGCCCTGCCGGGGCTTGCTCGGGCTCTGCTTGGTGCCCGGCCGCGCTGCCCCGCTCCTGCCGTGCCCTCAGCGATGAGACAGCGGGGGGAGGCTGTCCCGGTTCCCCCGCACACGGCCGTGCCCGCCCGGCCGCGCAGCGCTGTCCCAGCGAGGTCCCGCGCCGAGCACCCTCCGCAGCATCCCCCGCAGGGAGCCCGGTCCCAGGGAGAGCAACGTGTCCACCCCACAGCTCCGCGGGACGGcttgaggggctgtggggacagcttGAGAACAGCGAGCGAGGAGCCGAGGCGAAGCAGCGGTCCCGTTTCCCTGCGGGGATCCCGCTCCCCTCGCAGCAACGTTAA